In Zea mays cultivar B73 chromosome 7, Zm-B73-REFERENCE-NAM-5.0, whole genome shotgun sequence, the following proteins share a genomic window:
- the LOC100285008 gene encoding Polyol transporter 5 (The RefSeq protein has 10 substitutions compared to this genomic sequence) produces the protein MLGKRNSRDRRSPDAVKPMRRPLNKYPFATAVLWSATPLFLGYDLAVVYNTAVRAQADLKLLACTVALSSSLGAVAAVGAQRLIGGRQAALLSAAVLCAGAIARGLATGSAAAFTAGVFVNGVGTGLALAAVPAYAAELGPSSARRALAAHPDGLVYLGCILGSVVYSMRLVRVPARHACWLTVATGIAVPALLSAVVLFMPEAPRWRVSRDRESKARRMLSRTSATLEEAELRLVEIKVECGELLQDGSDEPLAVSKRARWWREEIETLRELLVRPTEPLRRAVLTALVAKVFQQVSSIGSILQYVQRAFRDSSRGALVVFVFVMSYPMSLVLVELGWLLVTALARSCRLGRRVPTGGVTRRQKQLKWVRGLSATMLLSLMALVWIALGPAPWAGASSRGCLRWLRATVAVVKKSVISAI, from the exons ATGCTCGGCAAAAGGAACTCCAGAGACAGGCGTTCTCCAGATGCGGTGAAGCCCATGAGGCGTCCTCTCAACAAGTACCCCTTCGCCACCGCCGTGCTTTGGTCGGCCACGCCCCTCTTCTTGGGCTACG ACCTCGCCGTCGTCTACAACACGGTCGTCAGGGCGCAGGCCGACCTGAAGCTGCTGGCGTGCACCGTCGCGCTCTCCTCTAGCCTCGGCGCGGTCGCGGCCGTGGGAGCGCAGCGCCTCATCGGAGGCCGCCAGGCCGCGCTCCTGTCGGGCGCCGTGCTCTGCGCCGGCGCGATCGCCCGGGGCCTCGCCACCGGCTCCGCGGCGGCGTTCACGGCCGGCGTCTTCGTCAACGGCGTCGGGATGGGCCTGGCGCTCGTGGCCGTCCCAGCCTACGCCGCGGAGCTCGGCCCGTCCTCTGCGCGCCGCGCGCTCGCCGCGCACCCCGACGGACTCGTGTACCTCGGCTGCATCCTGGGGTCGGTCGTCTACTCCATGCGGCTCGTGAGGGTTCCTGCCCACCACGCGTGCTGGCTGACAGTTGCCACTGGTATAGCCGTTCCGGCGTTGCTCAGCGCCGTCGTCCTCttcatgcccgacgcgccccgttGGCGCGTGTCCAGGGACCGGGAAAGCAAGGCCCGGCGTATGTTGAGCAGAACATCGGCGACACTGGAGGAGGCTGAGCTCCGTCTGGTCGAGATAAAAGTCGAGTGCGGCGGACTGCTGCAGGACGGCTCCGACGAGCCGCTGGCGGTGTCCAAGCGGGCCCTGTGGTGGAGGGAGGAGATTGAAACATTGAGAGAGCTCCTGGTGTGCCCCACGGAGCCTCTTCGCCGCGCTGTCCTCACCGCGCTCGTCGCCAAGGTCTTCCAGCAGGTGTCCAGCATCGGGTCCATTCTCCAGTACGTGCAGCGCGCCTTCCGCGACTCGTCCAGGGGGGCGCTGGTGGTGTTCGTGTTTGTGATGTCCTACCCTATGTCGCTCGTGCTCGTGGAGCTCGGCTGGCTCCTGGTGACGGCGCTCGCCCGCAGCTGCCGCCTGGGCAGGCGCGTGCCGACGGGCGGCGTGACCCGGCGGCAGGAGCAGCTGAAGTGGGTGAGGGGCCTGTCCGCGACAATGCTTCTCTCGCTGATGGCTCTGGTGTGGATCGCGCTCGGCCCAGCGCCGTGGGCGGGCGCGTCGTCACGCGGCTGCCTGCGGTGGCTGCGGGCAACGGTGGCGGTGGTGAAAAAGTCTGTCATCTCGGCGATCTAG
- the LOC100381468 gene encoding uncharacterized protein LOC100381468: MTTSRRLADRKIARFEKNITKRGSVPETVKKANDYPVGPILLGFFVFVVVGSSLFQIIKTASNAGLF, from the exons ATG ACTACCTCAAGGCGTCTTGCCGATAGGAAGATAGCACGATTTGAGAAGAATATCACAAAGAGGGGCTCTGTTCCTGAGACAGTCAAGAAGGCAAATGATTATCCTGTTGGACCTATTCTTCTTGGGTTCTTTGTCTTCGTTGTTGTTGGATCAT CTCTCTTTCAGATCATCAAGACAGCATCAAACGCTGGTTTATTCTGA
- the LOC100381468 gene encoding uncharacterized protein isoform X1 yields the protein MCHVNLHFSSLHCTDQTQCFFVSSLWTCYCHIMWNDFFNDSEQTTSRRLADRKIARFEKNITKRGSVPETVKKANDYPVGPILLGFFVFVVVGSSLFQIIKTASNAGLF from the exons ATGTGTCATGTTAATTTGCATTTCAGTTCCTTGCATTGCACTGACCAAACGCAGTGTTTCTTTGTATCATCTCTTTGGACATGTTATTGTCACATCATGTGGAATGATTTTTTTAACGATTCTGAACAGACTACCTCAAGGCGTCTTGCCGATAGGAAGATAGCACGATTTGAGAAGAATATCACAAAGAGGGGCTCTGTTCCTGAGACAGTCAAGAAGGCAAATGATTATCCTGTTGGACCTATTCTTCTTGGGTTCTTTGTCTTCGTTGTTGTTGGATCAT CTCTCTTTCAGATCATCAAGACAGCATCAAACGCTGGTTTATTCTGA